In the genome of Ignisphaera cupida, one region contains:
- the prs gene encoding ribose-phosphate diphosphokinase, which translates to MLLPLSGVPKSLASGLMKHCNLSIVDWVYKTFPDGEQYLRLLSDVEGKKIVVAQSLYPNQDSKVVELYLALEALQGLNASTPVVVIPYMAYARQDKRFLKGEPISVKAVYEPLKLFNVKKLVVVDMHSQSISNLISVDVANILPHAYMIKSAGVKIDFVLSPDKGALHRAENVAKTINVGFNYLDKFRDRVTGEIRVDLRELDVKNSNVAIVDDIISTGGTVAKACQILYNLGANKVYAVVTHALLSEKSLETLSKAGLTMLITSNSITHTIQLPQWVLVTDLSELICEEVRKIM; encoded by the coding sequence ATGTTATTGCCACTTTCAGGTGTTCCAAAATCTTTGGCTAGTGGATTGATGAAGCACTGCAACTTGAGTATTGTTGATTGGGTCTACAAAACTTTTCCTGATGGAGAGCAGTATCTGAGGCTATTATCAGATGTTGAGGGTAAGAAAATTGTTGTTGCGCAGTCGCTGTACCCCAATCAGGATAGTAAAGTTGTTGAGCTTTATCTTGCTCTTGAAGCTCTTCAAGGATTGAACGCTTCTACACCGGTAGTTGTTATTCCGTATATGGCCTATGCTAGGCAAGATAAAAGGTTTTTGAAGGGAGAACCAATAAGTGTGAAAGCTGTTTATGAGCCTTTGAAGCTATTCAATGTTAAGAAGCTAGTTGTTGTTGATATGCATTCGCAGAGCATATCTAATCTAATTAGTGTTGATGTTGCAAACATTTTGCCACATGCTTACATGATTAAAAGTGCTGGTGTCAAAATAGACTTTGTTTTGTCTCCAGATAAAGGAGCTCTTCATAGAGCTGAAAATGTTGCAAAAACTATTAATGTTGGATTCAACTACTTAGACAAGTTTAGAGACAGAGTCACTGGTGAGATAAGAGTTGATTTGAGGGAACTCGATGTGAAAAATTCAAATGTTGCCATAGTTGATGATATAATCAGCACTGGAGGCACTGTGGCTAAGGCTTGTCAAATACTCTATAATCTAGGTGCAAACAAAGTCTATGCAGTAGTAACTCATGCACTACTATCTGAGAAATCTCTAGAGACTTTATCAAAAGCTGGCTTAACAATGCTCATAACATCAAATAGCATTACACACACAATACAATTACCTCAATGGGTTTTAGTAACTGATTTAAGCGAATTGATATGTGAAGAAGTTAGGAAGATTATGTAA
- the uppS gene encoding polyprenyl diphosphate synthase, with the protein MYSVYEKYLYKQVIGGSMPRHVAIIPDGNRRWAREHGLDVKEGHRYGYEKMKEVLQMLYDLGIRVVTVYAMSYENCIYRNEEEKNNLFTIIKTGLETLLNEGVLQRYKVNVKVFGKLDLVRKDVLDAVTRIEKESSHYSDRFLNIALCYGGRQEIVDAVKNIAKDVLIGKISVDDISEELIKKYISTSHLNELSEPDLVIRTSGEMRISNFLLWQIAYSELYFCDVYWPDFRKIDLLRAIRSYQRRERRYGR; encoded by the coding sequence ATGTATTCTGTTTATGAGAAGTATCTCTATAAGCAGGTAATTGGAGGTTCAATGCCACGACACGTCGCGATAATACCAGATGGTAATAGAAGATGGGCTAGAGAGCATGGGCTAGATGTTAAAGAAGGTCATAGATATGGGTATGAGAAAATGAAAGAGGTTCTGCAAATGCTGTATGATTTGGGAATTAGAGTTGTAACAGTATATGCCATGTCATATGAGAACTGTATCTATAGAAATGAAGAAGAGAAAAACAATTTATTTACCATAATTAAAACTGGCTTGGAAACATTATTGAATGAAGGGGTGCTTCAGAGATACAAAGTAAATGTAAAAGTCTTTGGAAAATTAGATTTGGTGCGTAAAGATGTTTTAGATGCTGTAACACGTATTGAAAAAGAATCATCTCATTATAGTGATAGATTTCTCAATATTGCTTTATGCTATGGAGGCAGACAAGAAATAGTTGATGCTGTAAAAAATATAGCTAAAGATGTTTTAATTGGCAAAATCAGTGTTGACGATATTTCAGAGGAATTGATAAAGAAATACATATCAACTTCACATCTAAACGAGCTTTCCGAACCTGACTTAGTTATCAGAACATCAGGTGAAATGAGAATAAGCAATTTTTTACTATGGCAAATAGCTTATAGCGAGCTATATTTCTGCGATGTTTACTGGCCTGATTTCAGAAAAATAGATTTGCTTAGAGCCATAAGATCTTATCAAAGAAGAGAACGCAGATATGGAAGATAA
- a CDS encoding MBL fold metallo-hydrolase: MKLVFLGTGATAPSRDRFLPGILLCSVKECMLLDCGEGTQIQLLKAGIDLVKIRCVVITHLHGDHFYGIYPLIDSFVMRVKTQGLRDKSLAIYAPRGFCSTFNSAYFSDIVKCFEFSKSSSTGNEFVEVGEFKFTWLPMSHGDVEAYGIFVVIKNRDREIKLFYSGDGVCRDECVEFLKTVKPCIIIHESSFLDYKDDAKKAMERFHATTAEAANLAKNVNAKILVLTHISSRYRDDDLKDFISRAKRIFNGDVYIASDLSLIQLDRVLC; this comes from the coding sequence TTGAAACTTGTATTTCTGGGTACTGGTGCCACAGCCCCCTCGCGAGACAGGTTTTTGCCAGGTATATTACTATGTAGTGTAAAGGAGTGTATGCTGCTTGATTGTGGTGAAGGAACACAAATACAGTTGCTCAAAGCAGGTATTGACTTAGTTAAAATAAGATGTGTTGTGATAACGCATTTGCATGGGGATCATTTCTATGGGATTTATCCACTAATTGATAGTTTTGTTATGAGGGTGAAGACACAAGGACTAAGAGATAAAAGCTTAGCAATTTATGCTCCAAGAGGTTTTTGCAGTACCTTCAACTCTGCTTATTTCAGTGATATTGTTAAATGCTTTGAATTTTCTAAATCCAGTAGTACAGGTAATGAATTTGTTGAAGTAGGAGAATTCAAATTTACATGGCTTCCAATGAGCCATGGTGATGTAGAAGCCTATGGAATATTTGTAGTGATTAAGAACAGGGATAGGGAAATAAAATTGTTTTACTCAGGGGATGGTGTATGCAGAGATGAGTGTGTAGAATTTTTGAAGACAGTGAAGCCGTGCATAATAATTCATGAATCTTCCTTCCTTGACTATAAGGATGATGCTAAAAAGGCTATGGAGAGATTTCATGCAACAACTGCAGAGGCTGCTAACCTAGCTAAAAATGTTAATGCCAAAATCCTTGTGCTTACCCATATAAGTAGCAGGTACCGTGATGATGACTTGAAGGATTTTATTTCAAGAGCGAAGAGAATTTTCAATGGTGATGTATATATAGCGTCTGATCTTTCACTAATTCAATTGGATAGAGTTTTATGCTAA
- the ahcY gene encoding adenosylhomocysteinase: MSYKVKDLSLADKGKVQIEWARKHMPVLDIIHEEFSKEKPLKGIRISAVLHVTKETAVLVETLMAGGAEVWLAASNPLSTQDDVAAALAVEGVHVFAWRGETQEEYFDAIKTIAEAQPHIVIDDGGDLHAYLHSSAEEIARKVFGGTEETTTGVHRLKAMEKQKILKYPVIAVNNALTKFMFDNRYGTGQSTIDGILRATNILIAGKIVVVAGYGWVGRGIALRARGMGARVIITEVDPIRALEAVMDGFEVMKMDKAAELGDIFITATGNIDVITKRHFEKMKDGVILANAGHFDVEVSVRDLESIAVSKREIRNCVTEYVLPSGKRLYLLGKGRLVNLVCAEGHSSEVMDMSFANQALSVRYIVENKDVLEKRVYDVPREIDSRVAELKLRSMGIEIDSLTEEQRRYLESWK, from the coding sequence TTGAGTTACAAGGTAAAGGATCTGAGTTTAGCAGATAAGGGAAAGGTGCAAATAGAATGGGCTCGTAAACACATGCCTGTTCTAGACATTATTCATGAGGAGTTTAGTAAAGAAAAGCCATTGAAAGGCATAAGAATTTCAGCAGTTCTTCATGTTACTAAGGAAACAGCTGTTTTGGTTGAGACTTTGATGGCTGGTGGGGCAGAGGTTTGGCTTGCAGCAAGCAATCCTCTTTCTACACAAGATGATGTTGCTGCGGCACTAGCTGTTGAAGGTGTACATGTTTTTGCGTGGAGAGGTGAGACGCAGGAGGAGTATTTCGATGCTATAAAAACAATTGCTGAGGCACAACCACACATTGTTATTGATGATGGTGGTGATTTGCATGCATATCTTCATAGCTCTGCAGAGGAAATTGCTAGAAAAGTGTTTGGTGGTACTGAGGAAACAACTACAGGTGTTCACAGGTTAAAGGCTATGGAGAAACAAAAAATTTTGAAGTATCCCGTAATAGCTGTTAATAATGCGTTAACAAAATTCATGTTTGATAATAGATATGGTACAGGTCAAAGCACAATAGATGGAATATTAAGAGCTACAAACATTCTTATAGCAGGTAAAATTGTTGTTGTTGCTGGATATGGCTGGGTTGGGCGTGGAATTGCTTTAAGAGCTAGAGGAATGGGTGCAAGAGTAATAATAACAGAGGTTGATCCAATTAGGGCATTAGAAGCTGTAATGGATGGTTTTGAGGTTATGAAAATGGATAAAGCAGCTGAATTAGGAGATATATTCATAACCGCAACTGGAAACATTGATGTGATAACAAAAAGACACTTTGAAAAGATGAAGGATGGAGTGATACTAGCTAATGCAGGTCATTTTGATGTTGAGGTTAGTGTAAGGGATTTGGAGAGCATTGCAGTTTCAAAGAGAGAGATTAGGAATTGTGTAACTGAGTATGTGCTGCCTAGTGGTAAAAGGCTTTACCTTCTTGGAAAGGGGAGACTAGTAAATCTCGTGTGTGCCGAGGGTCATTCTAGCGAAGTTATGGATATGAGCTTCGCTAACCAAGCTTTATCTGTAAGATATATTGTGGAGAATAAAGATGTTTTGGAAAAAAGAGTATATGACGTTCCAAGGGAAATAGATAGTAGAGTTGCGGAGCTGAAGCTAAGATCCATGGGCATAGAAATAGATTCCTTAACTGAGGAGCAGAGAAGGTATTTGGAAAGCTGGAAATAA
- a CDS encoding ATP/GTP-binding protein produces the protein MYYVFMLGPAGSGKSFLAMAFHNWLEEHGLTTTVVNLDPAADWLPYTPDVDIRNYVTVDDVMKRYNLGPNGALIASVDLMLNYVNDLVEEINEEKPNYVIVDTPGQLEVFAFRKAGPIIIDSLTRGYKSVVLFLVESQMVLKPATLIPLTILSLATAFSHRKPQLSVITKIDLLSKEEYTQIAKIIENPSDFIITLRSSEQIILSEFSFENSYTFVEKIVENYLENAVMVSALTGDGIDELYAEVQRVFAGGEDFYTEEPSEIL, from the coding sequence ATGTACTATGTGTTTATGTTAGGTCCTGCAGGCTCTGGAAAAAGTTTTCTTGCCATGGCTTTTCACAACTGGTTAGAAGAACATGGGTTGACAACAACTGTTGTAAATCTTGATCCAGCTGCTGATTGGCTTCCCTACACTCCAGATGTTGATATTAGAAACTATGTCACAGTAGATGATGTTATGAAGAGATATAATCTTGGACCCAATGGAGCTTTAATAGCTTCAGTTGATTTAATGCTAAACTATGTTAATGATCTTGTGGAGGAAATTAATGAAGAAAAACCAAACTATGTTATTGTTGATACACCTGGACAGTTAGAGGTTTTTGCTTTTAGAAAGGCAGGTCCTATAATAATTGATTCCTTGACTAGGGGATATAAATCAGTTGTTCTTTTCCTTGTCGAGTCCCAAATGGTTCTAAAACCAGCAACGCTAATTCCTTTAACAATACTTTCACTAGCAACAGCTTTTTCTCATAGAAAACCACAGCTATCTGTTATTACAAAAATTGATTTGCTTTCAAAGGAGGAATATACGCAAATTGCAAAAATTATTGAAAACCCATCAGATTTCATAATAACACTTAGAAGCAGTGAACAAATTATTCTTAGCGAGTTTTCTTTCGAAAATAGCTACACCTTTGTTGAAAAAATTGTTGAAAACTATTTAGAAAATGCAGTTATGGTTTCAGCTCTTACTGGAGATGGTATTGATGAGCTCTACGCCGAAGTGCAACGAGTTTTTGCTGGAGGTGAAGACTTTTATACTGAGGAGCCTAGTGAAATTTTGTAA
- a CDS encoding DUF99 family protein, producing MFHNYFLGIDDGYFNILYKRVEPKRKTILVGVLTRNRRIVDIIFNNITIDSLDGTQKVLEIVEDALSLHEVNAVFLDGVTYAGFNIVDPTKIYRIYSIPVITVFRYPLDLEKIYAALKKHFPDHEYRYSVIKHVYMSSNRIRVGDTTLRYFSIGLPIHQAEAILNFLCRYYSYPYPLHVADRIASLLGRLYYEEY from the coding sequence ATGTTTCACAACTACTTTCTGGGAATAGATGATGGTTATTTCAACATTCTCTACAAAAGAGTTGAGCCAAAAAGAAAAACAATTCTTGTTGGTGTTCTTACAAGAAATAGAAGAATTGTTGACATTATTTTCAACAACATAACGATAGACTCGTTGGATGGAACACAAAAAGTTTTGGAAATAGTTGAAGATGCTTTATCACTACATGAAGTAAATGCTGTGTTTCTCGATGGTGTAACATATGCAGGGTTTAACATTGTTGATCCAACTAAAATCTATAGAATATACTCCATTCCAGTAATAACAGTGTTTAGATACCCCCTAGACTTGGAGAAAATATATGCTGCATTGAAAAAACATTTTCCGGATCATGAATACAGGTACTCAGTTATAAAACATGTTTACATGTCATCAAACAGGATAAGAGTTGGTGATACAACATTAAGATACTTCTCAATAGGTTTACCAATACACCAAGCCGAGGCAATTCTAAACTTTTTGTGTCGGTATTACTCATATCCCTACCCTCTTCACGTAGCAGATAGAATAGCTTCATTACTTGGAAGATTATACTACGAAGAATACTGA
- a CDS encoding AAA family ATPase, protein MNSESVLQMTSQMLVCRKIIVLTGLPGAGKSVVGDVAREMGLPVISLGDVVREEVAKKGLEPTLDNILRVANELRKALGKNAIAKLSINKIASACISNCIVVVDGVRSLDEIETIKESLLKDVIILAIHSSQKIRFERILNRGREGDPKTFEEFRKRDFEELSWGIGNVIALADKMIVNEGRIEEFINEIRKFFSEALRNWCT, encoded by the coding sequence ATGAATAGTGAAAGTGTTCTTCAAATGACTAGTCAAATGCTTGTTTGCAGAAAAATCATAGTTTTAACTGGGCTGCCAGGTGCTGGAAAAAGCGTTGTTGGTGATGTAGCTAGGGAAATGGGTTTACCTGTAATATCATTAGGTGATGTAGTGAGGGAAGAGGTTGCTAAGAAGGGGTTAGAACCAACGCTGGATAACATACTTCGTGTTGCTAATGAGCTAAGAAAAGCTCTGGGGAAAAACGCTATTGCTAAACTTTCTATAAATAAAATAGCTAGTGCATGCATAAGTAATTGCATTGTTGTTGTTGATGGTGTTAGAAGCTTAGATGAAATTGAGACAATAAAAGAGAGTTTATTGAAAGATGTTATAATTTTAGCTATACATTCATCACAAAAAATAAGATTTGAAAGAATATTGAATAGAGGTAGAGAGGGAGATCCAAAAACATTTGAAGAATTTAGAAAAAGAGATTTTGAGGAGCTTTCATGGGGAATTGGAAATGTTATTGCATTAGCTGATAAGATGATTGTTAATGAGGGTAGAATTGAAGAGTTTATAAATGAAATAAGAAAATTCTTTAGCGAGGCGCTGAGAAATTGGTGTACATAA
- a CDS encoding ORC1-type DNA replication protein produces the protein MNDLLDKIFVNTLKSTVFIDRDVLRPEYIPDELPHREEQIAKLGSILAPSLKGSKPSNVFIYGLTGTGKTAVTKYVLKRLHSKSLELGVDIVTCYVNTRQDDTTYRVIVKLAECVGLRLPFTGISTAEAYRRFLKVLDSRSSIMIAVLDEIDFLIKRSGDEILYRLTRSSDELTNSKIAIIGITNDLKLVEDLDPRVRSSLGEVELVFPPYNAVQLEDILTRRAKIAFKPGAIDKSVISLCAALAAREHGDARRALDLLRVAGEIAEREGSEKVLIEHVYKALREIEVDRASEVISTMPLHSKLVLLAILNLTKTSNGKTTTGEVYTHYKSLCSKIGIESVTQRRVSDILSELDMTGIITARVISRGRYGKTRVISLAVPEDVVVKALSEDPYVSQLLSGNR, from the coding sequence ATAAATGATTTGCTTGACAAGATTTTTGTAAATACACTTAAATCCACTGTGTTTATTGATAGAGATGTTCTTAGACCAGAGTATATTCCTGATGAGCTTCCCCATAGGGAGGAGCAAATAGCTAAGTTGGGTTCTATACTTGCGCCATCGCTAAAAGGTTCTAAACCAAGTAATGTGTTTATATATGGGTTGACTGGTACAGGCAAAACTGCTGTAACGAAGTATGTTTTGAAGAGATTGCATAGCAAGTCGCTAGAGCTTGGAGTAGACATTGTTACATGCTATGTGAATACAAGACAGGATGATACAACATATAGAGTTATTGTTAAACTTGCTGAGTGTGTAGGACTGAGACTACCCTTTACAGGAATATCCACGGCAGAAGCCTATAGGAGATTCTTAAAGGTTTTAGACTCGAGATCCTCTATAATGATTGCTGTTCTAGATGAAATCGATTTTCTGATTAAGAGAAGTGGTGATGAGATACTGTATAGATTGACTAGAAGTAGCGATGAGCTAACAAACTCCAAAATAGCTATAATTGGTATAACAAATGATTTGAAACTTGTTGAAGACCTTGATCCAAGAGTTAGAAGCAGTTTAGGAGAAGTGGAGCTTGTATTCCCACCATACAACGCAGTACAACTTGAAGACATCTTGACGAGAAGAGCAAAAATAGCTTTTAAACCAGGAGCAATAGACAAATCCGTTATTAGCTTATGCGCAGCTTTAGCAGCTAGAGAGCATGGCGATGCTAGAAGAGCTCTTGATTTGCTAAGAGTAGCAGGTGAAATAGCTGAGAGAGAGGGAAGTGAAAAGGTTTTAATAGAGCATGTGTATAAGGCTTTGAGGGAAATAGAAGTTGATAGAGCAAGTGAAGTCATATCCACAATGCCTCTTCACAGCAAACTAGTTTTGCTAGCTATTCTAAACCTGACAAAAACAAGCAATGGAAAAACAACAACTGGAGAGGTTTATACTCACTACAAGTCTCTATGCTCGAAAATAGGTATTGAAAGTGTTACACAGAGAAGAGTAAGCGATATTCTAAGCGAGCTAGATATGACTGGCATAATAACAGCTAGAGTTATAAGCAGAGGAAGATATGGAAAAACAAGAGTAATATCTTTAGCCGTACCAGAAGATGTTGTGGTAAAGGCTTTGAGTGAGGATCCATATGTTTCACAACTACTTTCTGGGAATAGATGA
- a CDS encoding TRM11 family SAM-dependent methyltransferase produces MRADSDSFVYSNVFVFKLSNELLSLALSELNSIIFADAPSSKIVKRFDEFVLIETSEVLAHHICSRASFIIEMGILKNIFDEDDIEGLSNEIKNYLDEDSVCVRFDAIRGFGKESIEKLSKLIEKTVWSRCKKTIKISFVGGLAIVYEVLYRRKEAKFFDREPHKRPCYRPGTMKPQLARALVNLAKISSAKNQIMLDPFCGVGGIVLEACSMGIQSLCSDIDAKMVKCASENMKYFGCCEKVDIILADASFRNIRGLCVDAIVTDPPYGIQSTPRGFSILDLLRNFIIVSSEVLKRNGYAVFAIPIQYEVAIDMLLADQGFKIKEKHVNRVHGSLTRVIYVVKKL; encoded by the coding sequence ATGAGAGCAGATAGTGACTCATTTGTGTATAGCAATGTATTTGTTTTTAAGCTAAGCAATGAGCTGCTTTCACTAGCCTTGTCAGAACTGAACTCAATTATATTTGCTGATGCTCCATCGAGTAAAATCGTTAAGCGTTTTGACGAATTTGTTTTGATAGAGACAAGCGAGGTTTTGGCTCATCACATATGTAGCAGAGCTTCATTTATAATAGAAATGGGTATTCTTAAAAACATTTTTGATGAGGATGATATTGAAGGTTTAAGCAATGAAATTAAGAATTATCTGGATGAAGACAGCGTATGTGTAAGATTTGATGCGATTAGAGGCTTTGGAAAAGAATCTATAGAAAAACTATCGAAACTTATTGAAAAAACTGTTTGGAGCAGATGCAAGAAAACTATTAAAATTTCCTTTGTTGGGGGGCTGGCAATAGTATATGAGGTTTTGTATCGTAGAAAAGAAGCAAAGTTTTTTGATAGAGAGCCTCATAAAAGACCTTGTTACCGTCCTGGAACTATGAAGCCACAACTTGCCAGAGCCTTGGTTAATTTAGCAAAAATATCATCAGCTAAGAACCAGATTATGCTAGATCCTTTTTGTGGTGTTGGCGGAATTGTGTTAGAGGCATGTTCAATGGGTATTCAGTCTCTGTGTAGCGATATAGATGCTAAAATGGTTAAGTGTGCTAGTGAAAACATGAAGTATTTTGGTTGTTGCGAAAAAGTTGATATTATTCTTGCCGACGCCTCGTTTAGAAACATTAGAGGTTTGTGCGTAGATGCTATTGTGACAGATCCTCCATATGGTATACAAAGCACTCCAAGAGGTTTTAGCATATTAGATCTTTTAAGAAATTTTATCATAGTCTCTTCAGAAGTTTTGAAGAGAAATGGGTATGCAGTATTTGCAATACCTATTCAATATGAGGTAGCTATAGACATGTTGTTAGCGGATCAAGGTTTCAAGATAAAGGAGAAGCATGTGAATAGAGTTCATGGCTCCTTAACAAGAGTTATATATGTGGTGAAAAAGCTTTGA
- a CDS encoding RNA-binding domain-containing protein gives MYIRIETEVRPTEDLNKVVKALKNIFNIKNMKIEDIGNERKLVIAEENDVEVLTKLREALRRQRILDAARNVFLKNRRGDSIEIKLNKQAAYQGIVSFVDSDNESPLGPINLFISSNKLELIIDWLAPRTSHGKPIWDLQIPKDV, from the coding sequence GTGTACATAAGAATTGAAACAGAGGTTAGACCAACGGAAGATCTTAACAAGGTTGTGAAAGCGTTGAAGAATATTTTCAATATTAAAAACATGAAGATAGAGGATATAGGTAATGAAAGAAAACTTGTTATTGCTGAAGAAAATGATGTAGAGGTTCTAACAAAACTACGTGAGGCATTGCGAAGACAAAGAATACTTGATGCAGCTCGCAATGTTTTTTTAAAGAATCGCAGGGGTGATTCGATAGAGATTAAACTCAATAAACAAGCAGCTTATCAGGGAATTGTAAGCTTTGTTGATTCAGATAATGAGAGTCCTTTAGGTCCCATAAACCTGTTTATTTCAAGCAATAAATTAGAGTTGATAATAGATTGGCTAGCCCCTAGAACGTCGCATGGAAAACCGATATGGGATCTTCAAATACCTAAAGATGTTTAG
- a CDS encoding sodium-translocating pyrophosphatase, protein MGLIEMSMWLGLASGLIGILYVVGLIVHITRIRILQDDENSKRAAQIHEYIKSASMAYIKAQFTVILSIISIISIILIVIGVVTGSSLVLWTGVAYLLGGLSSATVSIVGMIMGVLSNVRVLNALTKKGLKSALSLAFRGGSVTGFLVGGIGLVGTAGLFIALNGFADPVNVTQILLGYAFGASTAALFARVGGGIYTKAADVGADLVGKVEVGIPEDDPRNPGVIADNVGDNVGDCAGMGADLFESYVEGMIAPMAIAAVLGSLDLVAYPVLFSATALIASIAIAQFVSVSPFSQPGRTLTATSILSIIAAALINGVVTYAMAPTIAPAFIVGVLGLVAGAVVGFTSDYFTSPLYKPVKIVAQNSQFGPALTILSGLSMGFYSTFIPGIAIALAAVASYAIGSVLSTTEKLLAGIYSAALAGTGMLAVAPIVVAADAYGPIVDNAAGLAEQAGYEEDVRSLADMLDSAGNTMKSISKGYAIGSAALTALALLFSFASVLSSRSGLRVDQVMQTIFNAGHAEYGAYFIGGIIIGVVIVAVFVAMVIQAVSAAAGRLVDEIRRQFREKPGILEWKERPDYERAVQIVTFYALRRLIAPGVLALLAPIVIAVTGPASGDIWKGAAMLGGLLTGSIGSGLLLGLFQGNVGNTWDNAKKFVEAGNFGGKGSETHKAAVVGDTVGDPLKDAAGPAINIMIKVMAVSSSVIIPLILFGL, encoded by the coding sequence ATGGGCCTTATAGAGATGAGTATGTGGCTTGGTTTAGCATCTGGTCTAATAGGTATTTTATATGTTGTTGGCTTAATAGTACACATAACAAGGATTAGAATTCTTCAAGATGACGAAAATAGCAAGAGAGCTGCTCAAATACATGAGTACATAAAGAGTGCCTCAATGGCATATATCAAAGCTCAGTTCACAGTAATATTGTCTATAATCTCAATAATATCCATAATACTAATTGTTATAGGTGTTGTAACTGGAAGCAGCCTAGTGTTATGGACTGGTGTAGCTTATTTGCTTGGTGGTCTTAGCTCAGCTACTGTAAGCATTGTTGGCATGATCATGGGGGTTTTAAGCAATGTTAGAGTTTTAAACGCATTGACTAAAAAGGGTCTGAAAAGCGCCTTGTCATTAGCGTTTAGAGGAGGTTCTGTAACAGGTTTTCTTGTTGGTGGAATAGGGCTTGTGGGAACAGCTGGACTGTTCATAGCATTGAATGGTTTTGCAGATCCTGTTAATGTTACGCAGATACTTCTTGGCTATGCATTTGGTGCTAGTACAGCAGCTTTGTTTGCTAGAGTTGGTGGAGGTATATATACTAAAGCTGCCGATGTTGGTGCTGATCTTGTTGGAAAAGTTGAGGTTGGTATTCCAGAGGATGATCCGAGAAACCCAGGTGTTATAGCTGATAACGTTGGTGATAATGTTGGTGATTGCGCAGGCATGGGTGCTGATCTTTTCGAGTCTTATGTGGAGGGTATGATAGCTCCAATGGCTATAGCAGCTGTTCTAGGAAGTCTTGATCTGGTTGCATACCCAGTTCTATTCAGTGCTACTGCACTTATAGCATCAATAGCAATAGCGCAATTTGTATCAGTATCACCATTTAGTCAACCAGGAAGAACATTAACAGCAACATCTATATTGTCAATCATTGCAGCAGCACTAATAAATGGTGTGGTTACATATGCCATGGCACCAACAATTGCACCAGCATTTATTGTTGGAGTTCTAGGCCTAGTTGCCGGAGCTGTTGTTGGATTTACTTCAGACTACTTCACATCGCCACTCTATAAACCAGTGAAAATAGTTGCACAAAACTCTCAGTTTGGACCTGCACTAACAATTTTAAGTGGCTTGTCAATGGGCTTTTACAGCACATTCATACCAGGTATTGCAATTGCTTTAGCTGCTGTAGCTTCTTACGCAATAGGCTCTGTTCTAAGCACGACTGAAAAGCTGTTAGCTGGGATATACTCAGCTGCATTAGCTGGTACAGGTATGTTGGCTGTAGCACCAATAGTTGTTGCTGCTGATGCCTATGGCCCAATAGTTGATAACGCTGCTGGATTGGCAGAACAGGCTGGTTATGAAGAGGATGTGAGATCTCTTGCAGATATGCTTGATTCTGCAGGCAACACAATGAAATCTATATCAAAAGGCTATGCAATAGGCTCAGCAGCATTAACAGCTTTGGCACTTCTATTTAGCTTTGCAAGCGTGCTTTCAAGTAGAAGTGGTCTTAGAGTAGATCAGGTTATGCAAACAATATTCAATGCTGGACATGCAGAATATGGAGCATACTTCATAGGTGGAATAATAATTGGTGTTGTAATAGTTGCTGTGTTTGTTGCCATGGTTATTCAAGCAGTTAGTGCTGCTGCTGGAAGACTTGTTGACGAAATTAGAAGGCAGTTTAGAGAAAAGCCAGGTATTTTAGAATGGAAGGAGAGACCAGATTATGAAAGAGCTGTACAAATAGTTACATTCTATGCACTACGAAGACTAATTGCACCAGGAGTTCTAGCACTACTAGCCCCAATAGTAATAGCAGTAACAGGACCTGCAAGTGGAGACATATGGAAAGGAGCTGCAATGCTAGGAGGACTATTAACAGGCTCTATAGGATCAGGACTCCTACTAGGGCTATTCCAAGGCAATGTTGGAAACACATGGGACAATGCAAAGAAATTTGTTGAAGCAGGAAACTTTGGAGGCAAAGGCTCAGAAACACATAAGGCAGCAGTTGTTGGAGACACAGTTGGAGATCCATTAAAAGACGCAGCAGGACCAGCAATAAACATTATGATCAAAGTTATGGCAGTATCATCATCAGTAATAATACCTTTAATACTATTTGGTTTATAA